One stretch of Manis pentadactyla isolate mManPen7 chromosome 10, mManPen7.hap1, whole genome shotgun sequence DNA includes these proteins:
- the CCL24 gene encoding C-C motif chemokine 24, with protein sequence MPGPMTIVAHLLLLALCAHHFAPAGSMVIPSSCCMSFISKRIPESRVLSYQLSSGSICPKAGVIFTTKKGLKLCGDPKQQWVQRYMKNLSTKWKKASTAVKAMRAQMPAQRRSANTTFI encoded by the exons ATGCCTGGCCCTATGACCATCGTAGCCCACCTCCTGCTCCTGGCCCTGTGTGCCCACCACTTTGCCCCTGCAG GCTCCATGGTCATCCCCTCTTCCTGCTGCATGTCCTTCATTTCCAAGAGAATTCCTGAGAGCCGAGTGCTCAGCTACCAGTTATCCAGTGGGAGCATCTGCCCCAAGGCAGGGGTGAT CTTCACCACCAAGAAGGGCCTGAAGCTGTGCGGTGACCCCAAACAGCAGTGGGTCCAGAGGTACATGAAGAACCTGAGCACCAAGTGGAAGAAGGCCTCCACTGCGGTCAAGGCAATGAGAGCCCAAATGCCTGCCCAGAGACGCTCTGCCAACACCACCTTCATCTAA